Genomic DNA from Ilyobacter polytropus DSM 2926:
TTACAGCAAAAACTCTTTTTAAGACACCATTTAAAGACTTAATACCATATAAGAAACAATGTATAAAAGGAGTTTCAAGAGAAGTGTTTGAGGCAATTTACTATAAAGCAGTTCGAAAATAATTCTTTTTAATAAGGAGACTGATATGAAAAAATTTAAGATGTCATTTAGTTTAAATCATAAAGATGTTTATGTAGAGGTTGACCCTAGCAAGAGACTTCTTGATATGTTGAGAGAAGATTTTGGACTAACCGGTGTAAAAGAAGGTTGCGGAGAAGGAGAGTGTGGGGCGTGTACCGTCATAATGAATGGTGATGCTATTACCTCTTGTACAGTTTTGGCACCACAAGTTGAAGACAGTAGGATCATTACAATTGAAGGAATATCTAAAGAGGGAGAATTGGATGAAATACAGGAAGCATTTATAAAATACGGAGCTGTACAGTGCGGATTTTGTACCCCGGGAATGGTTCTATCCATAAAAGCACTTTTAATGAAGAATTCAAATCCAAGTGATGATGACATTAAAGAGGCTATAGAAGGGAATCTATGCAGATGCACGGGTTATAAAAAAATTATAGATGCTACAAAAGAAGTCGTAGCAAATTCAAATAGATAAAGGGAGGTGAGGATGATGAGTGATTTTGACGTAATTGGAAAAAATGTGATTAAAAAGGATGCCATTTCAAAAGTAACTGGTAAAGCGCTTTTTTCTTCAGATTATGAATTTGAAAATATGTTATATGCAAAGGTTCTAAGAAGTGAAGTAGCTTCTGCAAAGATTATCAGTATAGACACATCTAAGGCAAAAGAACTTCAAGGAGTGGCTTGCGTACTCACTCACAAAGATATCCCTGGAGAAAACAGGGTCGGAATAATTATTAAAGATGAACCTGTTTTAGTTGAAGATAAAATAAGAAGAGTTGGGGATGCTCTTGCACTTGTAGCAGCTGAAACTATTGAAATAGCTGAAAAAGCTTTGGAGCTCATTAGTGTAGAATATGAAGAACTTCCAGTGGTGACGGATATATTTGAGGCGATGAAAGAGGACTCTCCAAAGGTTCACGGAGATACGAATATACTGATGGAAAAAAATCTTATTAAAGGTGATGTTAAAGAGGCTTTTAAAAAATGTGATGTTATCGTGGAAAACACATATAAAACGCCTGCAGTAGCCCATATGTTTATAGAACCAGAAGCAGGTGTTGCAAAATTTGAAAAAGGAAAGATTAGCTTCTGGTGTTCTACACAGAATCCACATTTTGACAGAGGAGAAGTTGCAAGAGTTCTAGCATTACCACAAAGTAAGGTCAGAGGTGTTCGTTCAGAAGTAGGAGGGGGATTTGGAGGGAAGCTTGATATATCGGTACAGTGTCATATTGGATTGCTGACTTATTATACAAAAAGACCTGTAAAACTAGTTTTTTCTAGAGAAGAGTCAATGCAAGTATCTTCAAAAAGACACCCTCATATTATGAAAGTCAAAACAGGTGCCACTGAGGATGGTAAGTTATTGGCCATGGAGGCTGTGTTTTATGCCGATACAGGTGCTTATTCTTCTTATGGGCCTGCAGTTGTTTCGAGAGCCATGGTTCATGCAACAGGTCCTTATGAAATACCTAATGTAAAAATAAAATCAACAATGATGTATACCAATAATCCAATGTGTGGAGCAATGAGGGGTTTTGGTGTACCACAAGTGGCAATAGCTCATGAATCACAAATTGATATGATTGCAGAAAAATTAAATATAAGTTCTTTTGAAATAAGGCTTATAAATGCATTTAAATATGGTTCTAAAAATGCAAATAACCAAATTATGAATAATAGTATTGGAATTATGGAGACCTTAGAAGCAGCTAAGAAAAAAGCAGATGAGATATTAAAATAAAAGGAGGGACCCCTATGAAAAAAATAGGTATAGGAATAGGGAGTATGTTTTATGGGATAGGTAATACAGGACTTCCAAATCCGGCAGCAGCCTTTGTGGAAGTACATTCAGATGGGTCAGCAACTGTTTTGGCTGGAGCTGCTGATATAGGACAAGGGTCAAATACTGTCATGTGCCAGATAGTTGCCGAAGTCTTAGGTATAGATTATGAATCAGTTAATATTACAGCTGCTGATACAGCAGTTACACCTGAGGCAGGCGCTACTTCTGCAAGTCGGCAAACTTATGTTTCAGGAAATGCCTGCAAAATAGCTGCTGAAATGGCCAAAGAAACTCTAGTAAGAGTAGCAGGAGAAATCTTGTGTGAAGAACCGGCAAAGATAATACTAAAAAATAAGAAGGCTTTTGTAAAAGGTTGTGAGGAAAATTATATTACACTTTCAGATGTCTTAAAAGGCTTGAAAGAAAGAGGATTAATTGCCGTTGGTTCTGGGACATTTAATCCAAATGCTTCATCCTTAGATCCAATAACAATGGAAGGAAACCCTTATGCAACCTATGCTTTTGCAACTCATATAGCTCAGGTGGAGGTTGAAACAGAAACAGGCAAAGTAAAAGTTTTAAAAATCATAGCTGCACATGATGTAGGAAAGGCAATCAACACAATAAATGTTGAGGGTCAGATAGAAGGTGGATGTCTTATGGGGACGGGTTTTGCACTTAGTGAAGAGGTAAAAATAGAAAATGCAAAAATGAAGAATCCAAATTTTTCAAAATATTTAATCCACACTTCTAAGGATATGCCTGAGATTTATCCTGTGATTGTAGAAGAAACTGATATAACCGGCCCTTTTGGTGCTAAAGGAGTAGGAGAACCAACTTTAATTCCTGTTGCACCAGCAATAATAAATGCTGTATATGATGCTATAGGAATTAGATTTACTGAATTACCTATTACACCCAAGAAAGTTTTGGAAGCTTTACATAAAATTTAATTTAAATAATCAGGAGGAATGTCATGGAGAAAACAGTTGAATTAAAAAAGGAAAGTTTTTTGAAGAGAAAAAATATTGAGTTTTCGGTAAAGCGTTATCTTATTGATGCTTTGAGTTTTATGGCGTTGGGCCTTTTTTCATCTCTCATAATAGGAAGTATACTAAATCAAATTGGAAGCAAATTTGGGATATTATTTTTAAGTGAGACTATATGGCCGATAGCCAGGCAGATGACGGGACCTGCAATTGGAGTAGCTGTTGCTTGTGGACTGCAGGCACCGCCATTAGTTATGTTTTCATCTGCTATTACTGGTGCCGCCGGTGCTGCTCTAGGAGGTCCTGTGGGTGCATTTGTTGCAGCTGTAGCCGGGGCAGAGTTTGGTAAAGCAGTTTCCAAAGAAACAAAGGTAGATATTTTGGTAACGCCAGCTACAACAATAATTGTGGGGTGTTTATTAGGATCGTTGGTTGGGCCAGGTGTGAGTGCATTTATGACTGGATTTGGTAACTTGATAATGTATGCAACTGAACTCAATCCTATTCCCATGGGAATATTGGTATCGACTTTAATGGGGATAGCATTAACTCTTCCGATAAGTAGCGCAGCAATAGGAATAATGCTTGGCCTTGGGGGAATTGCATCTGGGGCCGCAACTGTAGGATGTGCAGCTCAAATGGTTGGATTTGCTGTTATAAGTTTCAGAGAAAATGGGGTAGGTGGATTGCTTGCACAAGGATTAGGAACATCAATGCTTCAAGTTCCTAATATTGTAAAGAACTGGAAAATATGGATACCTTCTATTATGACTTCTGCGATTCTTGGTCCCATATCTACAACTGTTCTAAAATTAGAAAATACACCGATAGGCTCTGGAATGGGAACAAGCGGATTGGTTGGACAATTTGGAACTATCAGTGCAATGGAAGCTGCAGGTAGGGGTGGAGCCACTCTGTATATAACTATCTTATTATTTCACCTTGTTTTGCCAGCTATTATGACCCTAGCGATAGCAGAATATATGCGTAAAAAAGAATGGATTAAAGAAGGAGATTTGAAATTAGATTTATAAAAAAATACAAGCATTAGAACTGAGATATAAAAGTAAATTAAATAAAAACATTTTTTTGTGGCAGAAATAGTAAAATAGATCATTAAAACTTGCATTTTTAGAAGATGTAGACAGAGGGTTACTGGAAAATGTATACCATTAAGGAGATAAGACCTAAAATAAGAATTTAATAATAAATAGAAATTGGGGGATTGATGTGAAAGTTGCTTTTATTGGGTTAGGTGTCATGGGTAAAAACATGGCAATTAATATTTTGAATAATAATTATCAATTAAGAATTTATGATGTAATAAAAGAGAATATGATTGAACTAGAGGAAATGGGAGCTGGAGTAGGAAATTCACCGGCTGATGCCGCTAAAGGGTGTGACGTGATAATGACCTCATTACCTAACTCTAAAATAGTAGAAGATGTAATACTTGGAAAAAATGGAGTTTTAGAAGCTGCAAAGGAAGGAGCAGTAATAGTAGATCTAAGTAGCATCACCCCTAAAGTTATTCAGAATATTTATGAAAAATGTATTGAAAAATGTATAGAGGTAATTGATGCACCTGTCAGCGGAGGTGCTAAAGGTGCTAAAGAAGGTACGCTGACCATAATGGCTGGAGGCAAAATAGAAGTATTGGAAAAGGTTAGACCAATTTTAGATTGCATAGCTAAAAAAGTAAATTATGTAGGAGAAGTTGGAGCTGGTGATACTGTAAAACTTATAAATAACATGCTTTTAGGAATAAATATGGTAGCTTGCGCTGAAGCAATGGCCTTGGGAACAAAGGCAGGAATAAAGCCAGACCTCTTATATGAAATTATAAGTCAGAGTTCAGGTAGTTCTTATGCATTAAAAGCAAAGTATGAAAATTTCATATCCCAGGGTAATTTTGAGCCTGGATTTATGATAGACCTACAATATAAAGATTTACAACTAGCCATATCAACTGCCAAGGAACTAAATGCACCAATGTTTATGGGAAATATAGCGCAGCAAATGTTTGAGACAGCAAGGGCGGAAGGATTGGGTAAAAAAGACATATCAGCTGTCATAAATTTGTATGAGAAATGGCTGAATGTTTCAGTTAGAAAATAACTTTTCCAGTAAGGAGGCTACTAATGAAGATGCTAGGGATTAAAAATATAGGAGTTTTAATAACAGGGGATGTTGCTAATCCAATTAGAAAGGCAACAACAATTATTGTTGCAGACGGGATAATAAAAAAAATTGGTAATGAAGATTTATTAACAGAATATCCTTGTAATAAGATAATCGATGCCAATGGAATAACCGTTGCACCGGGATTATTGGATTCACATGTCCACCCTGTATTAGGAGATTTTACTCCAAGACAAAATACAGTAGGATTTATATCAAGCTCATTACATGGTGGAGTCACAACGATGATATCAGCAGGAGAACCACACACTCCAGGCAGGCCAAAAGATCCATCGGGAACAAAAGCTTTGGCAATATTAGGGAAAAAATCATCTCAAAATGTAAGACCTGGTGGAGTTAAACTTCACGGAGGGTCATTGATATTAGAAAAAGGGTTGGTGGAAAAAGATTTTGAAGAATTGGCAAAGGAAGGAGTTAATATAGTTGGAGAAATAGGACTAGGATCAGTGAAGGATCCTGAGGAAGCTTCGATAATGGTAAAATGGGCAAAAAAGAATGGATTTAAGGTTATGATGCATACAGGTGGAACGTCGATACCGGGAAGTAGCTCAATATCAGCAGATGATGTAATAAAAACAAATCCAGATGTTGTATCACATATAAATGGTGGACCGACAGCAATACCACTGAGTGAAGTTGATACACTTATTGATGAAACAAAATTGACTTTAGAAGTGGTCCAATGTGGAAATTTTAAAGTTATGAAGCATGTTGTAAATAAATTAGTAGAAAAACAAGACCTAGAAAGATTAATAATTGGAAATGATTCCCCTTCGGGCTCTGGAATAATCCCGCTGGGAGTGTTAAGAACCATTTCTTATATAGCGTCAGAAACTAAGGCTACTCCAGAACAAGCAATATGTTTTGCAACAGGAAATTCAGCAAAAGCCTTTGATTTAAACGTTGGTATAATTGAAGAAGGGAAAGCAGCGGATTTTGTTCTAATGGATGCTCCGATGGGTTCAGTGGGAACAGATAGCTTAAAAGCATTGGAAGCAGGTGACTTACCAGGGATCGCAAGCGTAATAATAGATGGAGAGATATTGGTTACAAAAAGCAGGAATACTCCACCTGCAACAAATATGCCAACTATTTCTTAATACTTTAATCTATAGAAACTTAGATTTAGATATAGTTACTTTCTATCTAAAATTTTGGATATCTTATCTAGGATATGCGAAAAGAAGTATAAAGGAGAAAATTAATGATTAAAATAGATTTAAAAAAATGTAAAGGGTGTAAAATTTGTGCTAACAACTGCCCTATATCGGCAATTGATATGCTAGATAAAAAAGCTCTAATCAAAGATAACTGTGTGAGTTGTGGCATATGTTTAAGAGTTTGTCCTTTCGCAGCTATAGAAAAAACGACAGAAGAAAATAATAATTCTATGAAATGTACTAATTGTCCCGTAAACTGTGCAATTCCCCTAGGTATGACTGGAGCCTGCAAAAGGTATACCAACATAGATGGGAATATTACGAGAAGTAGAAAACTTGTAGTCGACGCTATCACTACAATACCAGAAAAAAATAATCTTCCATATAAGCCTGTAATTACTGCGGTGGGCAGTGGAACTAATTACCCATGTTGTCGTCCAGCTCCTTTTATAATTCAAGAAAATCTAGAAGGTGTTGATGTTGTTACAGTTGTAACAGAAGCACCATTGAGCTATAGCGGCGTTAAGGTGAAGATTGATACAAATATGCATATAGGGGAAGAAGGTGCAAAAGTTAAAAGAGATGGTAAAGTAGTGGGTATGGTAACTACCGAAGAATATGGTTCAAAAATGCTTACTATAGGTGGAGCAAATCTATTGAGCAACGGCAATGATGGATTCATAGTTGCCAAAACAATTGTAGACCTTGCAAACGGCAGAGAAGTCCAACTGAAAATTGACCAAGGAAGTGTTATAAAAATTAAACAAGGGGAATCACCAATTATAGATGGGAAAAAAGAAAAACTGATGAGAGTTGGATGTGGAAGTGCCACAATTGGTATGTTTGCAAGAAACTTGTGTAAAGTAGTAGATGAGGCAATTATTCTTGATTATCATGTAATAGGATTGCTTTCTGAGCATTTTGCCGGCGTAGAAGTAGGTATGAAATATAGTGGTATTATTCCAACAGGGACAAAGAGTACTAGAGGAAGGTATTTTGGCGAGCATGGTCATGGATGGGGAGGAACAAAAATAGATAACCCATTGGATGCAGTAAAATCCATTGACATGAATACTGCAAAACCAGGATACAAAATATTGGTGACTGAAACCACGGGACAAAAGTCTGCATTGCTAGAAATAAAAGAAGATGGAGATGTGAAAGAGGTACCTTTGACTGAGGAAGTAGCCGATGTTGTGAGGCTTATTTCCAAAACTTGTGAAGAGGCAAAAGTTTCAGTGGTTTACACAGGAGGGACAGGTGGAAGCGCTAGAGCTGGTGTGACAAACTTTCCAAAGAAGCTTACAGATGCCATACACAGAGAGGAAGTACATATGACAGTAGCAGGTGCACCAACATTTATCTTACCTGGAGGCGGAATAAACTTTATGGTAGCAGTAGAAAAAATGGTACCTGAATCGACTACATGGGTTCCTACACCGGCAACTGTAGCACCTATTGAATATACTATGACACGAGAGAAATACCAACAGCTTGGTGGCCATGTTGAGGAAATTCTAACAAAAAAAGAATTACTAAAGAAATTGAATTTAGAGGGATAATTATGATTCAGGAATTAGATGATAAGAGAGTCTTTATTAATTACGGGCCAATTCAAATGACTTTGGATATAAAAGTTGGTTTTATGAGAAACACTGAAATAGCATTTAAAGTTGCAGATTATATCATCGGTGAATTGCAAAACTTATTAAAATATATGCCTCAATTAAAAGAGTTGAACTCTCTTCAGGATCTTAATGAGGATTATCCTAAAGTTTTGAATAAAATGATTACTGGTGTAAATAGATGTGGAGATAAAACTATAAATGTACTAGGGGCTGTAGCAGGTTCTTTTTCAGATATAGCTTTAGAGAAAGCCATAGAGTTGGGTGCAAGTAGAGTAATAATCAACAATGGTGGAGACATAGCTTTTAAAGATATGAGCGGTGATCCGGTAAAAATTGGAATTCCTTTAAATAGAGATTTGAGCAGAAATCAATTAGTAATGACAATCACCGACGATATGAATATCCGAGGAATCTGCACAAGTGGATTGGGAGGGAGAAGCTTCACAAAGGGTGTTGCAACTGCTTCGGTTGTATTGGCAGATAATGCAGCGGTGGCAGATGTCTGTGCAACATATTTAGGTAATATGACCAATGTTGAAGATGAAAGAATTACTCGTTGTTTTGCAGAAGATATTGATTCTGGTACCGATATCCCAGGACATATGGTTACCTTGAGTGTCGGTAATATTTCTAAAGAAAAAATCTATCAGGCACTATTGAACGGAGCAAACGCTGCGGAAAAATTATATGAAAAAGGAATAATAAAGGGAGCGTTATTATGTGTTAAAAATGAAATTGTAATGATCCCAGATAATATCAATTATATTGAAAATAGAAATTAGATATCAGGAGGAGTTTATGGATATTAAGATTAGAAAATTTTGTACTTTTGTAGAAGAGATCATGATAGACGGGGAAAAAACTATCCAAGGAAAAGTTAACAAAAGATCTTCAGCGGCAGTAATTATTAAAAATCCTTTTGCAGGAAAGTATGTTGAAGATTTATCTCAACTGACTGAATGGAGCGTTGAAATAGCCCCTATACTTACCAAAAAAGCTTTAGAAGCGGCTGGAATGGAAATGGGTGAAGTTGAAAGTTATGGGAAAGCCGCAATTGTAGGGGGAAATGGAGAGCTAGAGCATGCTGCTAGTATACTACATCCAAAATTAGGAAAACCGTTTCGTGATGAAGTTGGTGGAGGAAAAGCAATTATTCCTTCCTCCAAGAAAATGGGCTACCCAGGATGTACAATAGATGTCCCGCTACACTATAAAGATGCGGCGTTTGTAAGGTCTCATTTTGATGCTATGGAAGTAAGAATTCCAGACGCTCCAAGAGGTGACGAAATAGTTGTTATTTTATCCATTACAAATTGTGGCAGACCACATCCTAGAGTAGGTGGACTGAAAAAAGATGAGGCTAAATGTGAAGACGGATTGAGATAAATAATAGCATAGAATTGAAATATTTTAGGAGTGATACATTTGAGTAGAATAATCAGCAGTGTTATACTTGTAATGTTAATGGTAGGTACGGGGTGTTTTTTAACGAAAAAAGAGATATTGGGGGAGGAAAGTAACAAACTTTTTTCTCAGCTTGTATTAAAAATATGCCTCCCTGCACTTATAATCCAAGGTCTTACTGGACGTTTTACAAGGGAAGGACTTATAAAATCCGCCCAGTGGTTGGGTTTGTCTTTTATTATAATTATTGTTTTAATAATAGCTTCTAAGGTGATTATTCTAAGCAAGCATATAAAAAGAAAGGCACTTTTTCAAATTTCATTTATATTTGCAAATACTATATTTGTAGGCCTTCCTGTAAACATAGCTCTTTTTGGAGATGAAAGTATACCTTATATTTTTCTTTATTATTTTGCTAGCACCACTTTCTTCTGGACCTACGGTATATATTGTGTACAAGGAGAAGGAAATATAAGAGAGGGTTTAAAAAAACTTTTGACTCCTACCACTACGGCATTTTTTATAGGGGTGATTTTGCTGTTATTCAAAGTTCCTATACCAGGATTTATTGCAACTTATATGAAATATATTGGTGGAATGACTACTCCTCTTGCTATGCTTTATCTAGGAACATCTATGTATAGCCTGGGAATAAAATCCTTGAAACCTGACTTTGAATCTGTAATAGGATTAGTTTCAAAATTTATTATAGCTCCAGCTATTGTTTTTATTATCATAAAAATAGCCGATGGTTTTTTGATTCTTCCACTGCTTCTAAAAAAAGTTTATTTTATACAAACAACAATGCCACTAATGACCAATGTAGCAATAGTAAGTGGTTATTACAACAAAAGTCCAAAGGAAGCATCAAAACTTGTTGGCCTTTCTACAATTTTGGTAATTGTAACTATACCATTTTATGCAATTTTAACAGAGTTTATCTTTTAAAAAATTAAGATTGTATTTTTAGGTAGCTTAAATTTTTTTGTTTTTAAATCCTTCTTTTAATTACTGGACGATATTGTTGTATCTGTGAAATTAATGGGATGATTTTTTTATAGATGTTAGCATATAAGTCACTTTTCATTAAGTTTTCTAGAGTAAGAATTCTTAGAAAGTGGAATCAAATAATTACACATATGGCAATTAAACCTAAAAACAGGCTCCTAGAATATTTTATTCTAGAGAGCCTGTTAGTTTATTTAGTAATTAAACTTTGGATGATAAAAAAAGTTTTATATTGGCTTATTTACCAACATAGGCAATTACTTCGATTTCAACTCTTACATCTAGTGGCAATCTAGCTACCTCTACACACGCCCTAGCTGGCTTGTTGTCGGTAAAGTACTCAGAGTATACTTCATTTATAGCTCCAAATTCATTCATGTCTTTAATAAAAACTCCTGCTTTTACCACATTGTTTAAAGAGGCTCCAGCTTCTTCTAAGATAGCCTTTACATTTTCTAATGATTGTCTTGTCTGCTCACGAATATCTTCAGATACGAGAGTCATTGTCTCTGGTACAAATGGGATTTGTCCAGATACAAATATCATATCTCCTGCTCTCATGGCCTGTGAATATGGTCCTACTGCTGCTGGTGCATTCTTAGTAAATATTGCTTTGTTCATTATTTTTTCTCCTTTTGTATTTAAGATTTTTGTTATTTTTTATATGCTGTTTTTTTGAGAGGAAGTTCTGTTCTGAATTCACCGTCAAAGTTATAATAAGCTCCCTGTACTGCTGGCGCTGTTGGAATAACGGTTATTTCTCCCACACCCTTGGCACCGTAAGCTAATTCTTCTGTATTTTTTTCTATAATTATCGATTTAATTTCTGGAACCAGGGTTGACCTTAATAATCCTAGTGTTCCAAACTTTACTTGCGGCATCCCATTTTCAAACGGCATTATTTCAGTAAGAGCATAGCCAAGCCCCATTACAACTCCACCTTCAATCTGTCCTTCTACTGATTTAGGATTTATCGCCTTTCCTACATCGTGGGCTGCTACTACCTTTTCTATTTTTCCACTTTCATTTAATACAACAAGTTGAGTAGCATATCCATAAGCTATATGACTTTTTGGATTTTCTTTAAAGCTTCCTATTTTATCAGTAATTCCAGAGTATTCTTCAGTGTGATCATACCCCTCAATCTCTTTTAATGTTTTTCCTTTGAGAGTATTTTTTAGTTCCAATGCTGCTAGTCTTACTGCTTCACCTGTAAAAACAGTTTGTCTTGATGCTGTTGTTGTTCCAGAATCAGGAGTCACGTGAGTATCTGGAGTTTCGATGATTATATTCTTAGGATCAAGTCCTGTAGTTTGGCATAATATTTGTAAGTTAACTGTTCCTACTCCCTGACCGATACACGCTGCAGAAGTTCTTAGATGTACTTTACCGTCTATTACAGTTAGTCGGCATCTCCCGATATCTGGAAGACCTACTCCTATTCCGGAATTTTTAAAGGCACAGGCTAACCCTACATATTTATTTTTGTAGAATTCATCTTTTACAGCTTCTAGAGTTTCTACAAGTCCTGTTCCTGCATCTGCAATCTGTCCGTTAGGTAATATTTGTCCAGGCCTTATCGCATTTCTAGACCTGATTTCCCAAGCTGAAATTCCAGCTAATTTCGCCAACTTATTGATGTTTGATTCGCTGGCAAAAGTAGATTGAGTTACTCCGAATCCCCTAAAGGCTCCTCCAGGAGGGTTGTTTGTATAATAAGCTTTTCCGTCTATCTCGATGTTATGATAGTTATAGGGGCCCGATGCATGGGTACATGCTCTTTGAAGGACCGGCCCCCCTAAAGATGAATAGGCTCCTGTATCAGATAAAATAGTTGTTTTCATTGCTGTTAATATCCCATTTTCATCACAGGCAGTGGTCATTTCAATTTCCATAGAATGCCTTTTAGTACTCACATAAATACTCTCCTGTCTAGACAATGTTACCTGTACAGGA
This window encodes:
- a CDS encoding (2Fe-2S)-binding protein, encoding MKKFKMSFSLNHKDVYVEVDPSKRLLDMLREDFGLTGVKEGCGEGECGACTVIMNGDAITSCTVLAPQVEDSRIITIEGISKEGELDEIQEAFIKYGAVQCGFCTPGMVLSIKALLMKNSNPSDDDIKEAIEGNLCRCTGYKKIIDATKEVVANSNR
- a CDS encoding xanthine dehydrogenase family protein molybdopterin-binding subunit → MMSDFDVIGKNVIKKDAISKVTGKALFSSDYEFENMLYAKVLRSEVASAKIISIDTSKAKELQGVACVLTHKDIPGENRVGIIIKDEPVLVEDKIRRVGDALALVAAETIEIAEKALELISVEYEELPVVTDIFEAMKEDSPKVHGDTNILMEKNLIKGDVKEAFKKCDVIVENTYKTPAVAHMFIEPEAGVAKFEKGKISFWCSTQNPHFDRGEVARVLALPQSKVRGVRSEVGGGFGGKLDISVQCHIGLLTYYTKRPVKLVFSREESMQVSSKRHPHIMKVKTGATEDGKLLAMEAVFYADTGAYSSYGPAVVSRAMVHATGPYEIPNVKIKSTMMYTNNPMCGAMRGFGVPQVAIAHESQIDMIAEKLNISSFEIRLINAFKYGSKNANNQIMNNSIGIMETLEAAKKKADEILK
- a CDS encoding NAD(P)-dependent oxidoreductase, with amino-acid sequence MKVAFIGLGVMGKNMAINILNNNYQLRIYDVIKENMIELEEMGAGVGNSPADAAKGCDVIMTSLPNSKIVEDVILGKNGVLEAAKEGAVIVDLSSITPKVIQNIYEKCIEKCIEVIDAPVSGGAKGAKEGTLTIMAGGKIEVLEKVRPILDCIAKKVNYVGEVGAGDTVKLINNMLLGINMVACAEAMALGTKAGIKPDLLYEIISQSSGSSYALKAKYENFISQGNFEPGFMIDLQYKDLQLAISTAKELNAPMFMGNIAQQMFETARAEGLGKKDISAVINLYEKWLNVSVRK
- a CDS encoding UPF0280 family protein — encoded protein: MIQELDDKRVFINYGPIQMTLDIKVGFMRNTEIAFKVADYIIGELQNLLKYMPQLKELNSLQDLNEDYPKVLNKMITGVNRCGDKTINVLGAVAGSFSDIALEKAIELGASRVIINNGGDIAFKDMSGDPVKIGIPLNRDLSRNQLVMTITDDMNIRGICTSGLGGRSFTKGVATASVVLADNAAVADVCATYLGNMTNVEDERITRCFAEDIDSGTDIPGHMVTLSVGNISKEKIYQALLNGANAAEKLYEKGIIKGALLCVKNEIVMIPDNINYIENRN
- a CDS encoding PTS transporter subunit IIC, whose amino-acid sequence is MEKTVELKKESFLKRKNIEFSVKRYLIDALSFMALGLFSSLIIGSILNQIGSKFGILFLSETIWPIARQMTGPAIGVAVACGLQAPPLVMFSSAITGAAGAALGGPVGAFVAAVAGAEFGKAVSKETKVDILVTPATTIIVGCLLGSLVGPGVSAFMTGFGNLIMYATELNPIPMGILVSTLMGIALTLPISSAAIGIMLGLGGIASGAATVGCAAQMVGFAVISFRENGVGGLLAQGLGTSMLQVPNIVKNWKIWIPSIMTSAILGPISTTVLKLENTPIGSGMGTSGLVGQFGTISAMEAAGRGGATLYITILLFHLVLPAIMTLAIAEYMRKKEWIKEGDLKLDL
- a CDS encoding amino acid synthesis family protein, with the translated sequence MDIKIRKFCTFVEEIMIDGEKTIQGKVNKRSSAAVIIKNPFAGKYVEDLSQLTEWSVEIAPILTKKALEAAGMEMGEVESYGKAAIVGGNGELEHAASILHPKLGKPFRDEVGGGKAIIPSSKKMGYPGCTIDVPLHYKDAAFVRSHFDAMEVRIPDAPRGDEIVVILSITNCGRPHPRVGGLKKDEAKCEDGLR
- a CDS encoding xanthine dehydrogenase family protein molybdopterin-binding subunit, which codes for MKKIGIGIGSMFYGIGNTGLPNPAAAFVEVHSDGSATVLAGAADIGQGSNTVMCQIVAEVLGIDYESVNITAADTAVTPEAGATSASRQTYVSGNACKIAAEMAKETLVRVAGEILCEEPAKIILKNKKAFVKGCEENYITLSDVLKGLKERGLIAVGSGTFNPNASSLDPITMEGNPYATYAFATHIAQVEVETETGKVKVLKIIAAHDVGKAINTINVEGQIEGGCLMGTGFALSEEVKIENAKMKNPNFSKYLIHTSKDMPEIYPVIVEETDITGPFGAKGVGEPTLIPVAPAIINAVYDAIGIRFTELPITPKKVLEALHKI
- a CDS encoding amidohydrolase family protein — translated: MKMLGIKNIGVLITGDVANPIRKATTIIVADGIIKKIGNEDLLTEYPCNKIIDANGITVAPGLLDSHVHPVLGDFTPRQNTVGFISSSLHGGVTTMISAGEPHTPGRPKDPSGTKALAILGKKSSQNVRPGGVKLHGGSLILEKGLVEKDFEELAKEGVNIVGEIGLGSVKDPEEASIMVKWAKKNGFKVMMHTGGTSIPGSSSISADDVIKTNPDVVSHINGGPTAIPLSEVDTLIDETKLTLEVVQCGNFKVMKHVVNKLVEKQDLERLIIGNDSPSGSGIIPLGVLRTISYIASETKATPEQAICFATGNSAKAFDLNVGIIEEGKAADFVLMDAPMGSVGTDSLKALEAGDLPGIASVIIDGEILVTKSRNTPPATNMPTIS
- a CDS encoding 4Fe-4S binding protein; amino-acid sequence: MIKIDLKKCKGCKICANNCPISAIDMLDKKALIKDNCVSCGICLRVCPFAAIEKTTEENNNSMKCTNCPVNCAIPLGMTGACKRYTNIDGNITRSRKLVVDAITTIPEKNNLPYKPVITAVGSGTNYPCCRPAPFIIQENLEGVDVVTVVTEAPLSYSGVKVKIDTNMHIGEEGAKVKRDGKVVGMVTTEEYGSKMLTIGGANLLSNGNDGFIVAKTIVDLANGREVQLKIDQGSVIKIKQGESPIIDGKKEKLMRVGCGSATIGMFARNLCKVVDEAIILDYHVIGLLSEHFAGVEVGMKYSGIIPTGTKSTRGRYFGEHGHGWGGTKIDNPLDAVKSIDMNTAKPGYKILVTETTGQKSALLEIKEDGDVKEVPLTEEVADVVRLISKTCEEAKVSVVYTGGTGGSARAGVTNFPKKLTDAIHREEVHMTVAGAPTFILPGGGINFMVAVEKMVPESTTWVPTPATVAPIEYTMTREKYQQLGGHVEEILTKKELLKKLNLEG